In Chloroflexota bacterium, the genomic stretch CCGTCGATGGCCGACCGTCCGTGGTGGACCGGGAGACCCTCGGCGTCCGGGGCGTCCGCGAGGTCGGGCTCGTCCGGATCCGCCGCATCCTCCCGCGGCCCGGCGGCTACGCGGAGGCCGGCGCTCGAGAGTGAGGTCGCCCGTCGACGGCGGCCGGGTCGGCGGGCGGACCGGCCGGCCGGACTCTCGCGCGACGAGCTCTGCCGTTCGTCGGCCGCCGCCTGGGTCCGGAATACCTGGGCTTCGAAGCCCTCGAGCAGGCGCAGACACCGTTCGAGCCAACCGAGGGCCGCATCACGGTTCGGGGCGCCGAACCAGTCGCGCTGGCTCACTCGCTCGAACCAGCCGACGATCTTCTCGTATTCGATGCGGATCTCCTCCGCCTCCTCGTACGTGAAGTTGCGGCGGAACGTCTCGAACTCGATCTCCTTGGTGAAGTTGATCTCGCAGTTCTCGATGATCTCTTCGTAGTGGCGGGCCGTCTGGTCGACGAACCGCGCCACGAGCTTCTCCGTCTCGACGGCCGGCAGCTGGCGGAGTGGCAGAAGGTGGTACTCGCCCGCCGAGTCGGTGATCTTCTCGAGGAGCGGCTCGAGCTCATGGGCGATCTGCTTGTTCTGGGGGAAGACGGTCACCGATTGCTGGAGGTGGACGGCGCCGAGCTTCTTGAGCATCCGCCAGACGTACACGCGATTCGCGGTCGGACGGGCCGGCATCCGATAGACGAGGAGCATGAAGCGGGTCGGGCGAGTCGTGGGCATGGCGATCTCCGGAAGCGGTCTGGCGACGGGTCGGACGGGTTCCGGGGGCATCATACGGCCCCCTCGTCGTCACTCATCGGACCTTGACCGCCATCGCATCTGACGCCATAATACCTGTGTGGATGTATTAACAGTCACATTCTACTCGGTGACACTCAACGTCGAAGGAGAGCTGCAGTGAATCTTGCGGTCGCCGCCCTGCCGGCGTTCCTCGCCTCGATCGTCGAATTCGTCGAGGCCCTGACCATCGTCCTCGCGGTCGGGGTGACCCGCCAGTGGCGGTCGACCCTCATCGGCGTCGTTGCCGCCGTGCTCGTCCTGTCCGTCCTCGTCGGCGTCTTCGGCACGGCGATCGTCCTCTTCGTCCCGATCGCCGTGCTCCGGCTCGTCATCGGCGGGTTCCTCGTCATCTATGGACTGCAGTGGCTCGTGAAGGCGGTCCTCCGCGCGGCGGGCGCGAAGGCGAAGCACGACGAGGCCGCCATCTACCAGGCGGAGATCGCGGCGATGCGCGACGAGGCCCCGGTCCCCGCCTCGGGCATGGACTGGATCAGCTTCACCGTCGCGTTCAAGGGCGTGCTCCTCGAGGGTCTCGAGGTCGCCTTCATCGTCGTCACGTTCGGGGCCTCGGCGGGCCAGCTCGGCCCCGCGGCACTCGGAGCGACCGTGGCCGGCGTCCTCGTCCTCGTCGTCGGGGCGGCCGTCCATCGCCCGCTCGCCAACGTTCCAGAGAACGGCCTGAAGTTCTCGGTCGGGCTCATGCTCACGACGTTCGGGACCTTCTGGGCCGGCGAGGGGATCGGCATCGTGTGGACCTGGAGCGACGCCACCCTCCTCGCCCTCTTCGCCATCTACCTCGTCGCCTCACTCGCGGCCGTGTGGTACGTCCGGAACCGGATCCTTCCGGCCCGGATCCGCCCGACGATGGCCGCCGCTCTCGACAAGTAGGAGAACCGGGTGCGATATCTCCGGGCCTTCGGGGCCTTCTGGTACGACTTCCTCGTCGGCGACCGGCCGGAGCTCTTCGTGGGCTCGATCGTCGCCCTCGCGCTCGTCTGGCTCGTCATCCGGGCGGGACTCGATGCCGGCGCCGCCGGCTGGCTCCTCACCCTCGTCATCCTCCTCGTGGCCGGTCTCGGCATCCTCACCGCGAGCCGACCGAAGCGCTGAGCCCGGCTGCCCGGCCGAGAGCAGGGTCCGGCCCCGCCGGATCATTCATCGATGGACGGTCCACGGATGGAGGATCTCCGACGGGGCCCTCCATCCACGGTCACGCGAGTCGGAGCGGGTCCGTCGTAGACGAGGCGCGACGGATCGATCGTCCGCATCGGCTGGCCGCGCTCGAGTTCCTCGGCGATGTGGGCGGCGAGGCCCGCGGTGCGTGCAACCACGAAGGTGAAGTCGCCGAGGACGGGCGGCAGTCCGATCGCATCGAGACAGGCCGCGATCGCACCGTCGACGTTGATGGGGATGGGCCGCGACGCTCGTGCGCCGACCGCCCGGGCGAGCGCCTGGACCGCGGCCGGTGCGCCGGCGTCCGGATAGGCCTCCGCGAGGAGTCCGAAGAGTCGCTCGGCGCGGCGATCGAACTCGTGGCTCCGATGGCCGATCCCGGGGACCCGCTGGCCGACGGCTCGGCGGGATGCGACCTCCGCCTCTGCCCAGGCGTCGAACGGTGGGATCGCAGGCCGACCGGCGAGGATCTCCATGAGGCCGGTGACGACGGTCCCGTGCAGGTGGCCGAAGGACAGGATCCCGGCGGCGAGCGCCGATATCGACCCGGATCGGCTCGCCGTCGCAGTCCGAGCGGCGATGGCGGACGGGGCACGGGCACCGTGGTCGATCGCGGCGACGAGGCAGGCTTCGAAGATCCGGGCCGCCCGGTCCTCCGGCTCGTGGCCCAGCCAGAGGAGCAGGATCGTCGCGGCGAACGAGCGGCGGCCGATGAGCTCGTCGACCGGCCGGCCGCGAAGGTAGACGCGCTCCGCATCCGCATCCGTGAGCGCGGACGCCCAGGCGGCGGCCTCGAACGGCCGGCGTGCATCGGCGGGATCAGGCATCGGTCGCCTCCGTAGCGCGGATCGGTCCGGCGAGGTCGCGCCAGCGCGGGTTCGGATCCTCGCCGACCCGTGGACCCAGGCCGCGCACGCGCCCGGGCGTACGGGTGAGCTTCGGCACGATACCCGGCGTGAGGATCGGCTTCTGGAGCCGCGGATCGACGACCTCGACGAGCATGTCCCGCGTCTGGAACTGGGGGTCTGCGACGATGTCGGCGACGCTCGCGATCCGGCTGCACGGGATCCGCGCCGCGCGGACCGCGATCACGACCTCGTCACGCGTGCGACCGACGGTCCAGGCGCCGATCGCCGCATCGAGCTCATTCGCATGACGGACGCGTCCCAGGTTCGTCCCGAGCTCCGCGGACGTCGCGAGATCGGGCCGCCCGATGAGCCCCATGAGCCCAGCGAACAGCCCGTCCGAGTTCGCCCCGATGACGACGTACTCGCCGTCCGAGCAGCGGTAGGCGTTCGTCGGGGCGGAATTGTGGGCGATGTTGCCGGTCCGCTCGCGGATGCGTCCGAAGAGGCTGTACTCGGGAAGGATCCCTTCGAGGAGGCTGAAGACCGCCTCGGAGAGGGCGACGTCCACGACCTGCCCGGCCCCCGACCGGTCGCGCTCGAAGATGGCGACGAGGGCGCCGATGACGCCGTAGAGCGCCGCGATCGAATCGCCGAGGCTCAGGCCGGCGCGGGTCGGCGGCCGGTCGGGCTCGCCGGTCACATAGCGGAGACCGCCGGCCGCCTCGGCGATGGTCCCGAAGCCGGGTTGGTCGCGTAGGGGTCCCGTCTGTCCGAAGCCGGAGATCCGGACGATGACGAGCCGTGGGTTGTCACTCTGGAGCTCGGCCGGATCGAGGCCCCACGCTTCGAGGCGGCCCGGTCGGAAGTTCTCGATCAGGATGTCCGCCTCGCGGGTCAGCTCGCGCACGATGGCCCGTGAGGCCGGATCGTGGAGGTCGAGGGCGAGCGACCGCTTGCCACGGTTCTGGACGAGCGACCACAGCGATCCGGCCCCGTCGACGGACATCCCCCACGCGCGGTGGGGATCGCCTTCCGGTGGCTGCTCGATCTTGAGGACGTCGGCACCGAAATCGGCGAACAGTCGGCCGGCGAACGGTCCGGCGATGAGTGTCCCAAGCTCCAGCACGCGGAGGCCGGCGAGCGGACCGGGATCCGGGGATCCGGGCGACGTCCCGAGGGACTCGTCTGTCGTCCACGTCACGGGTCCGTCTCCATCCTCGTCGCTGCTCGGGTCCGGGCGCGGGCGTCATCACCTGAGGACCCTGTCGCTGATGTTACATGACCGCTCCTGTCACTTCGACAGGTCCGGTCCACCGCGCACGAAGGACGAGCTCCGGGCTCAGCGCGTGAGCGTCACCTTGCGGAGGTTGGGCGGCGTCTCCGGGTCGCGGCCGGATACGAGCGCGAGGTGGTACGCGAAAAGCTGGCACGGGACGATGGCGACGATGGGCGAGAGCCACTCCGGCACGTCGGGCGGAACCGCGATCGAGGTGGCGCCAAGGGATCGGACGGCCGGATCGTCGGAGAGGACGAAGAGGTCGGCGCCCTGTGCCCGCAACCGTCCGAACAGGTCGGCCATGCCCGGCACGGCGGGGCCCTTCGTGGCGACGGCGAGAACGGGGAAGCCCGGCGCCACCACGGCGATCGGCCCGTGCTCGAAGTCGGCTGCCGAGTAGGGATCGGCCGCGACGCCCGCCACCTCCTTGAGCTTGAGCGCCCATTCGCGGGCGGTGGCGTAGTGGTAGCCGCGGGCGAGGACGGCACAGCGGGTCAGTCCGGCCCGCGCCAGCGCGGCCGACACGACCTCGGGCTCGAGGTCGACGGCCGCCTGGAGGGACGCCGGCAGGCGCTCGAGTGCCTCGTCGCGCCAGCCAGGACCGACGCCGTCGTCCGTGCCCCCGACGCCGACGATTCCCACCCTCGCCAGCGCCTCGGACAGAAGCGCGACCGCGACGAGCTCGGCGACATAGGTCTTCGTCGCCGCGACCGCGCGCTCCTCACCGGCGACGAGCGGCACCACGAAGTCCGCTGCTTCGGCGAGCGGTGACGACGGATCGTTCGTGACGGCGAGCGTCAGCGCCCCCTGCCGGCGGCCGTCCTCGACCACGCCGACGACGTCCGGCGATCGACCGGATTGGCTGATCCCCACGACAAGGGCGTTCTCGAGCCGGGGCCCGTGCCCATAGAGCGATGCGAGCGACGGCGCGGCCAACCCCACCGGGAGCCCATTCCGCTCGCCGAGGACGTACTGAGCGTACGTCGCCGCGTGATCGGATGTGCCACGGGCGGCGATCAGGACGAATCCCACGCCGCGGCGCTCGACCGCGCTCGCGAGCTGATCGAGGGGTCGACGTCCCGACTCGAGCAGCCGCCGGACGACGGCCGGCGCCTCGGCGAGCTCCGAACGCATCGTCATCGTGCACCTCCGGTGGGTGTCGCCTCGAGGATCAGGGGCAGGATACGGCGCGCTTGTGCCGTTCGGCGCGGACGTGCCACAGTGGCACCCTCGAGACGGTAGTCGCTGGAGGACGCGGGAATGACCCTGGACCGGACGAAGTACATCCTCGACGAGGATCGGATCCCCCGCGCCTGGTACAACATCGTCGCCGACCTTCCGGTCCCGCCGCCGCCGGTTCTCCATCCCGGTACCGGACAGCCGATCGGGCCGGCCGATCTGGCGCCCCTCTTCCCGATGGCCCTCATCGGCCAGGAGGTGAGCACGGATCGCGAGATCGAGATCCCCGAACCGGTCCGTCAGGCGTATGCCCTGTACCGGCCGTCCCCCCTGTATCGGGCCCACCAGCTCGAGAAGGCCCTCGGGACGCCGGCCCACATCTACTACAAGTACGAGGGCGTGAGCCCGGCCGGGAGCCACAAGCCGAACACGGCGCTCGCGCAGGCCTTCTACAACAGGGACGCCGGCGTGAAGCGCCTCGCCACCGAGACGGGCGCCGGGCAGTGGGGGACCGCGCTCGCCTTCGCCGGTGCCCGGTTCGGCCTCGAAGTCAAGGTCTACATGGTGCGGGCGAGCTACGACCAGAAGCCGTACCGCCGCAACCTCATGGAGGTCTACGGCGCCGAGGTCGTCGCGAGCCCGAGCCCGACGACCGGCTAT encodes the following:
- a CDS encoding citryl-CoA lyase translates to MPDPADARRPFEAAAWASALTDADAERVYLRGRPVDELIGRRSFAATILLLWLGHEPEDRAARIFEACLVAAIDHGARAPSAIAARTATASRSGSISALAAGILSFGHLHGTVVTGLMEILAGRPAIPPFDAWAEAEVASRRAVGQRVPGIGHRSHEFDRRAERLFGLLAEAYPDAGAPAAVQALARAVGARASRPIPINVDGAIAACLDAIGLPPVLGDFTFVVARTAGLAAHIAEELERGQPMRTIDPSRLVYDGPAPTRVTVDGGPRRRSSIRGPSIDE
- a CDS encoding CoA transferase; translation: MTWTTDESLGTSPGSPDPGPLAGLRVLELGTLIAGPFAGRLFADFGADVLKIEQPPEGDPHRAWGMSVDGAGSLWSLVQNRGKRSLALDLHDPASRAIVRELTREADILIENFRPGRLEAWGLDPAELQSDNPRLVIVRISGFGQTGPLRDQPGFGTIAEAAGGLRYVTGEPDRPPTRAGLSLGDSIAALYGVIGALVAIFERDRSGAGQVVDVALSEAVFSLLEGILPEYSLFGRIRERTGNIAHNSAPTNAYRCSDGEYVVIGANSDGLFAGLMGLIGRPDLATSAELGTNLGRVRHANELDAAIGAWTVGRTRDEVVIAVRAARIPCSRIASVADIVADPQFQTRDMLVEVVDPRLQKPILTPGIVPKLTRTPGRVRGLGPRVGEDPNPRWRDLAGPIRATEATDA
- a CDS encoding SIS domain-containing protein gives rise to the protein MTMRSELAEAPAVVRRLLESGRRPLDQLASAVERRGVGFVLIAARGTSDHAATYAQYVLGERNGLPVGLAAPSLASLYGHGPRLENALVVGISQSGRSPDVVGVVEDGRRQGALTLAVTNDPSSPLAEAADFVVPLVAGEERAVAATKTYVAELVAVALLSEALARVGIVGVGGTDDGVGPGWRDEALERLPASLQAAVDLEPEVVSAALARAGLTRCAVLARGYHYATAREWALKLKEVAGVAADPYSAADFEHGPIAVVAPGFPVLAVATKGPAVPGMADLFGRLRAQGADLFVLSDDPAVRSLGATSIAVPPDVPEWLSPIVAIVPCQLFAYHLALVSGRDPETPPNLRKVTLTR